Proteins encoded within one genomic window of Gadus macrocephalus chromosome 18, ASM3116895v1:
- the wdr24 gene encoding GATOR complex protein WDR24 yields MEKMSRVSTALGGGGGAVSGRTMFCHLDAPANAISVCRDASQVVVAGRNIFKIYALEDEQFVEKLNLRVGRKPSLNFSCADVMWHQMEENLLATAATNGAVVTWNLGKPSRNKQDQLFTEHKRTVNKVCFHPSEVYMLLSGSQDGFMKCFDLRKKESVSTFSGQSESVRDVQFSMKEYFTFAASFENGNVQLWDIRRPDRYERMFTAHNGPVFCCDWHPDDRGWLATGGRDKMVKVWDMSTTRAKEIHCVQTIASVARVKWRPERKWHLATCSMMVDHNIYVWDVRRPFIPFATFEEHKDVTTGIAWRHQHDPYFLLSGSKDSTLYQHMFKDASRPVDKANPEGLCFGLFGDLAFAAKESLISSDANRKPYPGGDRRYPIFFFKKPDLTEQFAHVSSALSVFETGLESGRMDWFSQTARLYLLSGKPFAELCDHNAKVAKELNRPQVSTTWTMVRIMFSDPANPNLSAKLGTLPLMNSFSMKDMGACPDMGACPDMGACPADRGKEGRSDTAHLEPGTSHISNNDDNEETEGSDGQAEYMFGDAELDDDDLYSVEHDNPAEDQEYTLPQEAFPLRHEILDNPSAPEPLQQDKAESPHVSGGEAEATCLTPIESCSLISASQPLYTAHLPAGFFCPVVRDMLRYYAEQGDVQMAVSVLIVLGERIRKEIDDLTQEHWYTSYIDLLQRFELWNVSNEVIKLSTCGAISCLNQTSTTLHVNCSNCKRPMSNRGWVCDRCHQCASVCAVCHHVVKGLFVWCQGCSHGGHLEHMMHWLKSSPHCPAGCGHLCEYT; encoded by the exons ATGGAGAAGATGTCCCGGGTCTCCACGGCTCtgggcggaggcggcggcgccGTCAGCGGGCGCACCATGTTCTGCCACCTGGACGCGCCCGCCAACGCCATCAGCGTGTGCCGCGACGCCTCGCAGGTGGTGGTGGCCGGCCGCAACATCTTCAAGATCTACGCGCTGGAGGACGAGCAGTTCGTGGAGAAGCTGAACCTGCGCGTGGGCCGCAAGCCCTCGCTCAACTTCAGCTGCGCCGACGTGATGTGGCACCAGATGGAGGAGAACCTGctggccaccgccgccaccaacGGCGCCGTGGTCACCTGGAACCTGGGCAAGCCGTCGCGCAACAAGCAGGACCAGCTGTTCACGGAGCACAAGCGCACCGTCAACAAGGTGTGCTTCCACCCCAGCGAGGTGTACATGCTGCTCAGCGGCTCGCAGGACGGCTTCATGAAGTGCTTCGACCTGCGCAAGAAGGAGTCCGTCAGCACCTTCTCAG GTCAGTCTGAGAGCGTGAGGGACGTCCAGTTCAGTATGAAGGAGTACTTCACCTTCGCCGCCTCCTTTGAGAACGGGAACGTGCAGCTGTGGGACATCCGGCGACCGGACCGCTACGAGAGGATGTTCACCGCCCACAACGGGCCCGTGTTCTGCTGCGACTGGCACCCCGACGACCG GGGATGGCTGGCCACTGGCGGCCGGGACAAGATGGTGAAGGTGTGGGACATGAGCACCACGCGGGCCAAGGAGATCCACTGCGTGCAGACCATCGCCTCCGTGGCGCGCGTCAAGTGGCGCCCGGAAAGGAAGTGGCACCTGGCCACCTGCTCCATGATGGTGGACCACAACATCTACGTGTGGGACGTCCGCCGGCCCTTCATCCCCTTCGCCACCTTCGAGGAGCACAAGGACGTGACCACGGGCATCGCCTGGCGCCACCAGCACGACCCCTACTTCCTGCTGTCGGGCTCCAAGGACAGCACGCTGTACCAGCACATGTTCAAGGACGCCAGCCGGCCCGTGGACAAGGCCAACCCCGAGGGACTCTGCTTCGGCCTGTTTGGAGACCTGGCCTTCGCCGCCAAGGAGAGCCTGATCAGCAGCGACGCCAACAGGAAGCCCTACCCCGGCGGGGACCGCCGCTACCCCATCTTCTTCTTCAAGAAGCCGGACCTCACGGAGCAGTTCGCCCACGTGTCCAGCGCCCTCAGCGTCTTCGAGACCGGCCTGGAGAGCGGCCGCATGGACTGGTTCTCCCAGACGGCGCGCCTTTACCTGCTCAGCGGGAAGCCCTTCGCCGAGCTGTGCGACCACAACGCCAAGGTGGCCAAGGAGCTGAACCGGCCTCag GTCTCCACCACGTGGACCATGGTCCGCATCATGTTCTCCGACCCGGCCAACCCCAACCTCAGCGCCAAGCTGGGCACGCTGCCTCTGATGAACAG CTTCAGCATGAAGGACATGGGGGCGTGTCCGGACATGGGGGCGTGTCCGGACATGGGGGCGTGTCCGGCAGACCGGGGGAAGGAGGGGCGGTCGGACACCGCCCACCTGGAGCCAGGGACCTCCCACATCAGCAACAACGACG ACAACGAGGAGACGGAGGGCAGCGACGGCCAGGCCGAGTACATGTTCGGAGACGCAGAGCTCGACGACGACGACCTGTACTCCGTGGAGCACGATAACCCAGCAG AGGACCAGGAGTACACGCTGCCCCAGGAGGCCTTCCCCCTGCGCCACGAGATCCTGGACAACCCGTCGGCCCCGGAGCCCCTGCAGCAGGACAAGGCCGAGTCTCCCCACGTGAGCGGGGGCGAGGCGGAGGCCACCTGCCTCACGCCCATCGAGTCCTGCTCGCTCATCTCGGCCTCGCAGCCGCTGTACACGGCCCACCTGCCGGCCGGCTTCTTCTGCCCCGTGGTGCGCGACATGCTGCGCTACTACGCCGAGCAGGGCGACGTGCAGATGGCCGTGTCGGTGCTCATCGTGCTGGGAGAGCGCATCCGCAAGGAGATCGACGACCTGACGCAG GAGCACTGGTACACATCGTACATTGACCTGCTGCAGCGGTTTGAGCTGTGGAACGTGTCCAACGAGGTGATCAAGCTCAGCACCTGCGGCGCCATCAGCTGCCTGAACCAGACCTCCACCACGCTGCACGTCAACTGCAGCAACTGCAAGCGGCCAATGAGCAACCGGGGCTGGGTGTGCGACCG gtGCCACCAGTGTGCCagcgtgtgtgccgtgtgccaCCATGTGGTGAAGGGCCTCTTCGTCTGGTGCCAGGGCTGCAGCCACGGCGGCCACCTGGAGCACATGATGCACTGGCTGAAGAGCAGCCCGCACTGCCCCGCCGGCTGCGGACACCTCTGTGAGTACACCTGA